The following are encoded in a window of Sinomonas cyclohexanicum genomic DNA:
- a CDS encoding sensor histidine kinase produces MRLRVLGILSLFALLVVVAVSASILASVSRELTQELQINRVAALNRFAQVADDATSSGDTVPLQREMDRYSALYGEGVVVRTPQATLTSGGLSPDQPDVRDALSRARLSLNDTALDAVTLFGPPSEVIARSFGTASQVLGEAALDVDLGAAQQKLRERWLLVVLGAAAVATLLVVGAERVTRWVLRPVHRLTAAVADFEESGRATRLREEGPPEMQQLSRAFSTMAEHVSASMDAQRRLIADASHQLRNPIGALRLRTDLLALALDTPGQKDAAAGMTRELEHVEEILDRLLRLASAEHRVQEGSVTGGAEADLGERAGVLDAWTVLADAAARVAPAAELAGARIELADPPALPVRLRGNRSDLTDIVGELLENAIKYGAPEGGTAHVRAGVSRRGGTVVIEVADDGPGLTAEERAASTTRFWRSPRSAGTRGTGLGLPIVEQLADANGGRLVLAAGEPRGLVARVEFPAAPDPSTHDAGLPDGGADGTTGGEGHRG; encoded by the coding sequence GTGAGGCTCCGGGTCCTGGGCATCCTGAGCCTGTTCGCCCTGCTCGTCGTCGTGGCGGTGTCCGCCTCGATCCTCGCGTCCGTGAGCCGTGAGCTCACCCAGGAGCTGCAGATCAACCGCGTCGCGGCGCTCAACCGATTCGCGCAGGTGGCCGACGACGCGACGTCCAGCGGCGACACCGTCCCGCTCCAACGCGAGATGGACCGGTACTCGGCCCTGTACGGCGAGGGTGTCGTGGTGCGCACCCCGCAGGCAACCCTGACGTCGGGCGGCCTCAGCCCAGACCAGCCGGACGTGCGCGATGCCCTCTCCCGCGCGCGGCTCAGCCTCAACGACACCGCCCTCGACGCCGTCACGCTGTTCGGCCCGCCCTCCGAGGTGATCGCCCGTTCGTTCGGCACGGCCAGCCAGGTCCTCGGCGAGGCGGCGCTCGACGTCGATCTGGGCGCCGCCCAGCAGAAGCTCCGCGAGCGCTGGCTGCTCGTGGTCCTCGGGGCCGCCGCGGTCGCCACCCTGCTCGTGGTGGGTGCCGAGCGGGTCACACGCTGGGTGCTGCGCCCCGTCCACCGGCTCACGGCGGCGGTGGCCGACTTCGAGGAGTCTGGCCGCGCCACACGGCTGCGCGAGGAGGGGCCGCCCGAGATGCAGCAGCTCTCCCGCGCGTTCTCGACCATGGCCGAGCACGTCTCCGCGAGCATGGACGCCCAGCGGCGGCTGATCGCGGATGCTTCCCACCAGCTCCGCAACCCGATCGGCGCGCTACGCCTGCGCACCGACCTCCTCGCGCTGGCCCTCGACACGCCTGGCCAGAAGGACGCGGCGGCGGGCATGACGCGGGAGCTCGAGCATGTCGAGGAGATCCTCGACAGACTGCTGCGTCTGGCCTCCGCCGAGCACCGTGTGCAGGAGGGCTCGGTCACCGGGGGCGCCGAGGCGGACCTCGGCGAGCGCGCGGGGGTCCTCGACGCGTGGACCGTCCTCGCCGATGCCGCCGCCCGCGTCGCCCCCGCGGCGGAGCTCGCCGGGGCACGCATCGAGCTTGCCGATCCCCCGGCGCTGCCCGTGCGGCTCCGAGGAAACCGGTCGGACCTGACGGACATCGTCGGCGAGCTGCTCGAGAACGCGATCAAGTACGGCGCGCCGGAGGGCGGCACCGCGCACGTCAGGGCTGGCGTCTCGCGGCGTGGCGGGACCGTGGTCATCGAGGTCGCCGACGACGGCCCCGGCCTCACCGCCGAGGAGCGCGCCGCCTCGACCACCCGCTTCTGGCGCTCTCCGCGCAGCGCGGGCACGCGGGGCACGGGCCTTGGCCTGCCCATCGTCGAGCAGCTTGCCGACGCCAACGGGGGCCGGCTCGTCCTCGCCGCCGGGGAGCCGCGGGGCCTGGTCGCGCGCGTCGAGTTCCCCGCGGCACCCGATCCTTCAACGCACGACGCCGGCCTCCCGGACGGCGGCGCGGACGGCACCACCGGCGGGGAGGGACACCGTGGCTGA
- a CDS encoding MFS transporter, whose protein sequence is MTITQTTSPGGAAATRRAIANTLKGSAGNLIEWYDLYVYAAFSAYFATYFFSTKDPVQAQIDAYLTFALTFLMRPVGSWFFGRYADRHGRRAALTLSVSLMGVGSLLVAVLPGVAQIGVWSTVLMYASRLLQGFSVGGEYGTSATYMSEVATAKRRGFFSSFQYVTLVGGQVLALLSLIILQATLGEADLKAWGWRIPFAVGAAAALIVLWLRRTMDETISKEQVAAAKGHGAAAAGDGGEFEAVQPGTLKLLFTKHWKPFVIVVFLTMGGTCAFYLYTTYILSFMNNVSHIPKTQTSVINFWALFVFMLLQPVFGLLSDKLGRKPQLIIFGVLGAVFTWPIMSTLAGVKDPMVAFWLMLAGLVIVVNYTSISALVKAELFPSSVRALGVGLGYAVANSLFGGTVPFIGEWLSSAGHKEWLFTYVTITIVISLVVYIFFLPNKKHTPLDHEFGAAYGELPVAMPVGAGSAKGTADSADDDGREPSRLG, encoded by the coding sequence ATGACCATCACCCAAACCACCTCGCCTGGCGGCGCCGCAGCGACGCGGCGCGCCATCGCGAACACCCTCAAGGGCTCCGCGGGCAACCTCATCGAGTGGTACGACCTCTACGTCTACGCGGCCTTCTCGGCGTACTTCGCAACCTACTTCTTCAGTACCAAGGACCCGGTCCAGGCGCAGATCGACGCGTACCTGACGTTCGCGCTCACGTTCCTCATGCGCCCTGTGGGCTCCTGGTTCTTCGGCCGCTACGCAGACCGCCACGGCCGCCGCGCCGCGCTCACCCTGAGCGTGAGCCTCATGGGCGTCGGCTCGCTGCTCGTCGCGGTGCTGCCCGGCGTCGCGCAGATCGGCGTCTGGTCCACCGTCCTCATGTACGCCTCCCGCCTCCTCCAGGGCTTCTCGGTGGGCGGCGAGTATGGCACCTCGGCCACGTACATGTCCGAGGTCGCCACGGCCAAGCGCCGCGGCTTCTTCTCGAGCTTCCAGTACGTGACGCTCGTTGGCGGGCAGGTGCTCGCGCTCCTCTCGCTCATCATCCTCCAGGCGACGCTCGGCGAGGCGGACCTCAAGGCGTGGGGCTGGCGTATCCCGTTCGCGGTCGGCGCCGCGGCCGCACTCATCGTCCTGTGGCTGCGCCGCACGATGGACGAGACGATCTCCAAGGAGCAGGTCGCCGCCGCGAAGGGCCACGGCGCCGCTGCCGCCGGCGATGGCGGCGAGTTCGAGGCGGTCCAGCCGGGCACCCTCAAGCTCCTCTTCACCAAGCACTGGAAGCCGTTCGTCATCGTCGTGTTCCTCACCATGGGCGGGACCTGCGCGTTCTACCTGTACACCACGTACATCCTCAGCTTCATGAACAACGTTTCGCACATCCCGAAGACGCAGACCTCGGTGATCAACTTCTGGGCGCTGTTCGTCTTCATGCTCCTGCAGCCCGTGTTCGGGCTCCTGTCCGACAAGCTCGGCCGCAAGCCGCAGCTCATCATCTTCGGTGTCCTCGGCGCGGTCTTCACGTGGCCGATCATGTCCACGCTCGCCGGGGTGAAGGACCCGATGGTCGCCTTCTGGCTCATGCTCGCGGGCCTCGTGATCGTGGTGAACTACACTTCCATCAGCGCCCTCGTGAAGGCCGAGCTCTTCCCGTCCTCGGTGCGTGCGCTCGGCGTCGGCCTCGGCTACGCCGTGGCGAACTCGCTCTTCGGGGGCACCGTGCCGTTCATCGGCGAGTGGCTCTCGAGTGCAGGGCACAAGGAGTGGCTGTTCACGTACGTGACGATCACCATCGTCATCTCCCTGGTCGTGTACATCTTCTTCCTGCCGAACAAGAAGCACACCCCGCTCGACCACGAGTTCGGCGCCGCATACGGCGAGCTGCCCGTCGCGATGCCGGTGGGTGCCGGCTCCGCGAAGGGCACGGCGGATTCCGCGGACGACGACGGCCGCGAGCCTTCCCGGCTCGGCTGA
- a CDS encoding MFS transporter produces MRDAAPTARARPAAWLILAAIVLIAVNMRGPFVAVAPVAKPLAAELGLTPGELGLLTGIPVLCFALASPLASLTARRLGAEMAVTLTLLGVLAGVVIRSVDGTAVVMLGTVLLGVAITIGNIAVPLIIRRDFTKERQGMAMGVYTAALNVGSFVTSVATAPLAEVTGWRVALAGSAVFAAVAIAFWAAATGMRALRPEPVPPSPRTHDAGAPAQRRSLTAVTIALLAGFGGQAFSYYGVTAWLPSILSDELGFSPSAAGAGASLFQIIAILGALGTPLLARYAGTMTAVVVLGILWLSVPVGLLVAPELWPVWSSLGGAAQGGGITLIFTEINVIARDQASAGRMSAIVQGAGYAVAAAAPTLLGWIHSAAGSWSPPLVVVLVSVVAFLVGTGVAVRMAARHHH; encoded by the coding sequence ATGAGAGACGCCGCCCCGACCGCCCGCGCCCGCCCCGCCGCCTGGCTGATTCTGGCGGCGATCGTGCTCATCGCCGTCAACATGCGGGGTCCATTCGTGGCCGTGGCGCCCGTCGCGAAGCCGCTCGCCGCCGAGCTCGGCCTCACCCCCGGTGAGCTGGGCCTGCTCACCGGGATCCCGGTGCTGTGCTTCGCGCTGGCCTCGCCCCTCGCATCCCTGACAGCGCGGCGGCTCGGCGCGGAGATGGCCGTGACGCTCACGCTGCTCGGCGTGCTGGCCGGCGTCGTGATCCGCTCGGTGGACGGGACCGCGGTGGTGATGCTCGGCACGGTGCTGCTGGGCGTCGCGATCACGATCGGCAACATCGCCGTGCCGCTGATCATCCGCCGTGACTTCACCAAGGAGCGCCAGGGCATGGCGATGGGCGTGTACACGGCCGCGCTCAACGTCGGCTCGTTCGTCACGTCCGTCGCGACGGCGCCCCTCGCCGAGGTGACAGGCTGGCGCGTCGCGCTCGCCGGCAGCGCGGTGTTCGCGGCGGTCGCGATCGCGTTCTGGGCCGCCGCCACGGGAATGCGCGCGCTCCGCCCGGAACCGGTGCCGCCCTCGCCGCGGACGCACGACGCCGGCGCCCCGGCGCAGCGCCGCAGCCTCACCGCCGTCACCATTGCCCTCCTGGCCGGATTCGGCGGCCAGGCGTTCTCCTACTACGGCGTGACGGCCTGGCTTCCGAGCATCCTGAGCGACGAGCTGGGCTTCTCGCCGTCCGCCGCGGGCGCGGGGGCGTCCCTGTTCCAGATCATCGCGATCCTCGGAGCCCTCGGCACGCCCCTCCTCGCCCGCTACGCCGGGACCATGACGGCTGTCGTGGTCCTCGGCATCCTGTGGCTCTCGGTGCCCGTGGGGCTCCTCGTCGCGCCGGAGCTGTGGCCCGTGTGGTCCTCGCTCGGCGGCGCGGCGCAGGGCGGCGGGATCACGCTCATCTTCACCGAGATCAACGTGATCGCGCGCGATCAGGCCTCCGCCGGCCGGATGTCCGCGATCGTGCAGGGCGCCGGCTACGCGGTCGCCGCCGCGGCCCCCACGCTCCTGGGGTGGATCCACTCCGCGGCCGGATCGTGGAGCCCGCCGCTCGTCGTCGTGCTGGTCTCGGTGGTCGCGTTCCTCGTGGGCACCGGCGTGGCCGTGCGGATGGCTGCGCGGCACCACCACTGA
- a CDS encoding serine hydrolase domain-containing protein, which translates to MARVWLRRIWRLGTLGRSLLVRRRRLALAAVLAVLLVGGTITAVASVSEADGAAPAALRTAKKQPTPPPSAVGAAPSPAATPAAPSQTARASPPPSSVAVPAQPGWQEMPQVVTAIINGFLDDQGAAGVAVAVSTGNGAATQSRYLATAGQAAADTPWTADTCSAFRSITKSFVGTVVLQLIGEGKLGLDDPIAKYVPGVAGLEFDGGAMGGQITVREALEMRTGVAEFSGTADFSDQLDTDYTGAFTDNQLLGYAFTQQLDFAPGSAYEYSNTNYVLLGKVIQAVTGQSWDAEVQSRLLGPLGLTSVAYSGAQAPSGPVATPYETGTSGLESLAQVSPSLYGASGGLFGSIGDLLTWGRALGSGSLITPALQQARLTAVSDTQAEDPGSPDYDAYGLAAGTLDGWWGHTGTGLGYESLTMYNPKTGMTIAILLNTQLANPNGPAILFRQLEASLANFG; encoded by the coding sequence ATGGCGCGGGTTTGGCTCCGCAGGATCTGGCGTCTGGGCACCCTCGGGCGCTCGCTGCTCGTCCGACGCCGCCGGCTCGCCCTCGCGGCGGTCCTCGCGGTGCTGCTGGTCGGGGGAACCATCACCGCCGTGGCGTCCGTTTCCGAGGCCGACGGCGCCGCTCCCGCTGCCCTGCGCACGGCGAAGAAGCAGCCCACGCCGCCGCCGTCCGCGGTGGGCGCCGCGCCCTCGCCCGCGGCGACCCCGGCGGCGCCGAGCCAGACCGCCCGGGCCAGCCCGCCGCCGTCGTCCGTGGCGGTACCCGCTCAGCCCGGGTGGCAGGAGATGCCACAAGTCGTCACGGCCATCATCAACGGGTTCCTCGACGACCAGGGCGCGGCCGGGGTCGCAGTGGCCGTGTCGACGGGGAATGGGGCCGCCACGCAGAGCCGCTACCTCGCCACCGCCGGGCAGGCGGCCGCAGACACCCCGTGGACGGCAGACACGTGCTCCGCGTTCCGCAGCATCACCAAGAGCTTCGTGGGCACGGTGGTCCTGCAGCTCATCGGCGAGGGGAAGCTCGGCCTCGACGACCCGATCGCGAAGTACGTGCCCGGGGTCGCGGGCCTGGAGTTCGACGGCGGGGCCATGGGCGGCCAGATCACGGTCCGCGAGGCGCTCGAGATGCGCACAGGCGTGGCCGAATTCTCCGGCACGGCGGACTTCTCGGACCAGCTGGATACCGACTACACGGGCGCCTTCACGGACAACCAGCTCCTCGGCTACGCCTTCACCCAGCAGCTCGACTTCGCCCCGGGGAGTGCCTACGAGTACAGCAACACGAACTACGTGCTCCTTGGCAAGGTCATCCAGGCGGTCACGGGCCAGTCGTGGGACGCAGAGGTGCAGTCCCGGCTCCTCGGCCCGCTCGGGCTCACGTCCGTGGCGTACTCGGGCGCCCAGGCGCCGTCGGGCCCAGTCGCGACGCCGTACGAGACCGGGACCTCCGGTCTCGAGAGCCTCGCCCAGGTCAGCCCCTCCCTCTACGGGGCATCGGGCGGGCTGTTCGGCTCGATCGGCGACCTGCTCACGTGGGGGCGGGCACTCGGCTCCGGCTCGCTCATTACCCCGGCGCTCCAGCAGGCACGTCTGACCGCCGTCTCGGACACGCAGGCCGAGGACCCGGGCAGCCCCGACTACGATGCGTACGGACTCGCCGCCGGCACCCTCGACGGCTGGTGGGGCCACACCGGTACGGGCCTCGGCTACGAGTCCCTGACGATGTACAACCCGAAGACCGGCATGACCATCGCGATCCTCCTCAACACCCAGCTCGCCAACCCCAACGGCCCGGCGATCCTCTTCCGCCAGCTCGAAGCGAGCCTCGCGAATTTCGGCTAA
- a CDS encoding queuosine precursor transporter, with amino-acid sequence MLAVISRARYASIGSPVYGVLLAAMAVVVILSNIGASKGVQFGPIITDGGFFLFPLAYVLGDVVSEVYGFKAARRAIFTTFALSVFASACYWVIIILPGFSDDYGVAKQAAIEEALGPVPLIVLGSLLAFLAGQTINSWIMVRMKARSGEKTLWARLMGSSGVGEFVDTLIFCAIASPVIGITDFGSFLNYVIVGFVYKTGVEYVLVPVTSLVIRAIKRAEPTYGTEETDAAVAA; translated from the coding sequence ATGCTTGCCGTGATTTCCCGCGCGCGCTACGCGTCCATCGGCAGCCCCGTCTACGGGGTCCTTCTCGCCGCCATGGCCGTGGTGGTGATCCTGAGCAACATCGGCGCCTCGAAGGGCGTCCAGTTCGGGCCCATCATCACGGATGGCGGATTCTTCCTCTTCCCGCTCGCCTACGTGCTCGGCGACGTGGTGAGCGAGGTGTACGGCTTCAAGGCCGCGCGCCGCGCGATCTTCACGACGTTCGCGCTCTCGGTGTTCGCCTCCGCCTGCTACTGGGTGATCATCATCCTGCCCGGATTCAGCGACGACTACGGCGTGGCCAAGCAGGCTGCCATCGAGGAGGCCCTCGGCCCCGTGCCGCTCATCGTGCTCGGCTCGCTCCTCGCGTTCCTGGCCGGGCAGACCATCAACTCCTGGATCATGGTCCGCATGAAGGCGCGCTCGGGGGAGAAGACCCTGTGGGCCCGCCTCATGGGCTCCTCCGGCGTGGGCGAGTTCGTGGACACCCTGATCTTCTGCGCGATCGCGTCCCCCGTCATCGGCATCACGGACTTCGGCTCGTTCCTGAACTACGTGATCGTGGGATTCGTGTACAAGACCGGCGTCGAGTACGTCCTCGTCCCCGTGACGTCCCTCGTGATCCGCGCCATCAAGCGCGCCGAGCCGACCTACGGGACCGAGGAGACGGACGCGGCCGTCGCCGCATGA
- a CDS encoding DUF3311 domain-containing protein: MSESTAPTRDTPTRGPAKPLPYVVAGVLLAVAIVLPLMPQLYSFDGPRWGGMPFFYWYQLVWVPISAALSGAAYWLVTGEDRRRRAAARGVRPAGGGPAPRGGTGGSSPGAGGPGGGGKHTASSDGGAASGEGGEAR; the protein is encoded by the coding sequence TTGTCCGAATCCACTGCGCCGACCCGCGACACACCCACGCGTGGCCCGGCCAAGCCCCTTCCCTACGTTGTGGCGGGCGTCCTGCTCGCGGTGGCCATCGTGCTCCCGCTCATGCCGCAGCTGTACTCCTTCGACGGGCCGCGCTGGGGCGGCATGCCGTTCTTCTACTGGTACCAGCTCGTCTGGGTTCCCATCTCGGCAGCGCTGAGTGGGGCCGCCTACTGGCTGGTCACGGGAGAGGACCGACGACGGCGCGCGGCCGCCCGCGGTGTTCGGCCTGCCGGCGGCGGCCCTGCCCCGCGCGGTGGAACCGGCGGCAGCAGCCCGGGCGCGGGTGGGCCGGGCGGCGGAGGCAAGCACACGGCGTCGTCCGACGGTGGCGCCGCTTCTGGCGAGGGAGGAGAGGCGCGATGA
- the tgt gene encoding tRNA guanosine(34) transglycosylase Tgt — protein MPDSVPVAREAGPAPSSVPSHPRQSEFTFDVGTRLTRPDGTPALGRTGTITTPHGTIQTPAFIAVGTKATVKAVLPEAIRDLGAQAVLANAYHLYLQPGADILDEAGGLGRFMNWTGPTFTDSGGFQVMSLGSGFKKVIDMKGPNAPFNAGADDAVAPGKERLAHVDDDGVWFKSHLNGDRHRFTPEISMQVQHQIGADIMFAFDELTTLYNSRGYQEEALERTRVWAERCVAEHFRLTDERAAKPYQALFGVIQGAQYEDLRRKACRDLGAMPFDGFGIGGALEKENLGTIVSWCSEVLPEDKPRHLLGISEPDDIFVAIEAGADTFDCVSPTRVARNSAFYTAEGRLNLSGAKYKRDWGPLQDGCDCYTCANYSRAYLRHLYKATEMLSHTLISIHNERFVVRMVDDARHAIEDGTFHDFKADTLGRYYG, from the coding sequence GTGCCAGATTCCGTCCCCGTCGCCCGCGAAGCCGGCCCCGCGCCGTCGTCCGTTCCATCCCACCCCCGCCAGAGCGAGTTCACGTTCGACGTCGGTACTCGCCTCACGCGCCCGGACGGCACCCCCGCGCTGGGCCGCACCGGCACGATCACCACCCCGCACGGGACCATCCAGACACCGGCGTTCATCGCGGTCGGCACGAAGGCCACGGTCAAGGCGGTCCTCCCGGAGGCGATCCGGGACCTCGGCGCCCAAGCCGTCCTCGCGAACGCCTACCACCTGTACCTCCAGCCGGGGGCGGACATCCTCGACGAGGCCGGCGGGCTCGGGAGGTTCATGAACTGGACCGGGCCAACGTTCACGGACTCGGGCGGCTTCCAGGTCATGAGCCTCGGCTCGGGGTTCAAGAAGGTCATCGACATGAAGGGGCCGAACGCGCCATTCAACGCGGGCGCCGACGACGCCGTGGCACCCGGCAAGGAGCGCCTCGCCCACGTCGACGACGACGGCGTGTGGTTCAAGAGCCACCTCAACGGCGACCGCCACCGGTTCACCCCCGAGATCTCGATGCAGGTCCAGCACCAGATCGGCGCGGACATCATGTTCGCGTTCGACGAGCTCACCACCCTGTACAACTCCCGCGGCTATCAGGAGGAGGCGCTCGAGCGCACGCGCGTGTGGGCCGAGCGCTGCGTCGCGGAGCACTTCCGCCTCACCGATGAGCGTGCGGCCAAGCCGTACCAGGCCCTTTTCGGTGTCATCCAGGGTGCGCAGTACGAGGACCTGCGCCGCAAGGCCTGCCGCGACCTCGGCGCCATGCCGTTCGACGGGTTCGGGATCGGCGGGGCACTCGAGAAGGAGAACCTCGGCACGATCGTGAGCTGGTGCTCCGAGGTGCTCCCCGAGGACAAGCCGCGGCATCTCCTCGGCATCTCCGAGCCGGACGACATCTTCGTGGCCATCGAGGCCGGCGCCGACACGTTCGACTGCGTCTCCCCCACGCGCGTGGCCCGCAACTCCGCGTTCTACACCGCCGAGGGCCGCCTCAACCTCTCCGGCGCGAAGTACAAGCGCGACTGGGGCCCGCTCCAGGACGGCTGCGACTGCTACACGTGTGCCAACTACTCGCGCGCCTACCTCCGGCACCTCTACAAGGCGACCGAGATGCTCTCGCACACCCTCATCTCGATCCACAACGAGCGCTTCGTGGTCCGCATGGTCGACGACGCGCGCCACGCCATCGAGGACGGCACCTTCCACGACTTCAAGGCCGACACGCTGGGCCGCTACTACGGCTGA
- a CDS encoding IS110 family transposase produces MLIVLGADVHKKTHTFAAADANGTRLDGLTAPATRAGIAEALDWALHRWAGAERVWAVEDCRTYTRSLESSLAAADERIVRVPSALTARERGSARTRGKSDAIDALAVARAFLREDGLPGPSNDALARDLRLLSDRRDNIVAERTRCENQLRDLILVLDPEREPALRTLGRAGVRRDLRAWLEGLDGIAARFARELLAEVGTRTAAADALHKEIAALVKDTALRQVPGCGDISAARLIAQADGIGRFRSPAAFAMFNGTAPIPASSGRTTGRVRLNHAGDRRANAAIHRISITQIRLDGPGRDYYLACLARGKTRREALRCLKRRVSDTVYRALNADTHAPHATTATTTPVPQAA; encoded by the coding sequence ATGCTGATCGTTCTGGGCGCTGACGTCCACAAGAAGACGCATACGTTCGCCGCGGCCGACGCCAACGGCACCCGCCTGGACGGGCTCACGGCCCCTGCCACGCGGGCCGGGATCGCCGAGGCCCTGGACTGGGCCCTGCACAGGTGGGCCGGCGCGGAGCGGGTCTGGGCGGTCGAGGACTGCCGCACCTACACCCGGTCTCTGGAGTCCTCCCTCGCGGCCGCGGACGAGCGGATCGTGCGGGTCCCCTCGGCGCTGACCGCCCGGGAACGGGGCAGCGCCCGCACCCGTGGGAAGTCCGATGCGATCGACGCCCTCGCGGTGGCCCGGGCCTTCCTGCGCGAGGACGGACTGCCCGGCCCCTCCAACGACGCCCTCGCGCGGGACCTGCGCCTGCTCAGCGACCGGCGGGACAACATCGTCGCCGAGCGCACCCGGTGCGAGAACCAGCTCCGCGACCTGATCCTCGTCCTGGACCCGGAGAGGGAGCCCGCCCTGCGCACCCTGGGCCGGGCCGGCGTCCGCAGGGACCTCAGGGCTTGGCTGGAGGGGCTCGACGGGATCGCCGCCCGCTTCGCCCGCGAGCTCCTGGCCGAGGTCGGCACGCGCACCGCCGCCGCGGACGCCCTCCACAAGGAGATCGCCGCACTGGTCAAGGACACCGCCCTGCGGCAGGTCCCCGGCTGCGGGGACATCTCCGCCGCGCGCCTGATCGCCCAGGCCGACGGGATCGGACGGTTCCGCAGCCCGGCCGCGTTCGCGATGTTCAACGGCACCGCGCCGATCCCCGCCTCCTCCGGCCGCACGACGGGCAGGGTCCGCCTCAACCACGCCGGGGACCGCCGGGCCAACGCAGCGATCCACCGCATCTCGATCACCCAGATCCGCCTCGACGGGCCCGGCCGCGACTACTACCTTGCCTGCCTGGCACGCGGCAAGACCAGACGCGAGGCCCTGCGCTGCCTCAAACGCCGCGTCAGCGACACCGTCTACCGCGCCCTGAACGCAGACACCCACGCGCCTCACGCCACCACAGCCACCACCACGCCAGTGCCGCAAGCGGCCTGA
- a CDS encoding response regulator transcription factor, which produces MRVLIVEDDDAMASALIAAVGSAGHHATRVNRGADALLKHREHDAILLDLGLPDMDGLEVLRKLRQVSLAPILILTARDDERSVVLGLRSGADDYLVKPVKLVELLARIEAVARRAIRAGGTEPHRLRVGEVSIDLDRRVAAVGDRELNLTATEYGLLALLAGHAGSVVTREQILDTLWGDAFVASSRSLDVHLTGLRSKLGLPGFIINVRGVGYRVEGGASGGGRAGGGALGTGSGP; this is translated from the coding sequence ATGCGGGTGCTCATCGTCGAGGACGACGACGCGATGGCCTCCGCGCTCATCGCCGCCGTGGGCTCGGCCGGGCACCACGCGACCCGCGTGAACCGGGGCGCAGACGCGCTCCTGAAGCACCGCGAGCACGACGCGATCCTCCTCGACCTCGGGCTGCCGGACATGGACGGTCTCGAGGTGCTCCGCAAGCTCCGGCAGGTCAGCCTCGCCCCGATCCTCATCCTCACCGCGCGCGACGACGAGCGCAGCGTGGTCCTCGGCCTGCGGTCCGGCGCGGACGACTACCTCGTCAAGCCCGTCAAGCTCGTCGAACTGCTGGCCCGCATCGAGGCCGTCGCGCGGCGGGCCATCCGTGCCGGCGGCACCGAGCCCCATCGGCTCCGCGTCGGGGAGGTGAGCATCGACCTCGACAGGCGCGTGGCCGCCGTCGGCGATCGGGAGCTCAACCTCACCGCGACGGAGTATGGGCTCCTCGCACTCCTCGCGGGCCACGCCGGCTCGGTCGTGACGCGCGAGCAGATCCTCGACACCCTGTGGGGAGACGCGTTCGTCGCGAGCTCGCGGTCCCTCGACGTCCACCTCACGGGTCTGCGCTCCAAGCTCGGGCTGCCCGGATTCATCATCAACGTCCGCGGCGTCGGGTACCGGGTCGAAGGCGGGGCGTCAGGAGGCGGGAGGGCAGGAGGCGGGGCGCTCGGAACGGGCTCCGGGCCGTGA